A portion of the Juglans microcarpa x Juglans regia isolate MS1-56 chromosome 1D, Jm3101_v1.0, whole genome shotgun sequence genome contains these proteins:
- the LOC121234711 gene encoding F-box protein At2g02240-like: protein MDITSKLPYECIANIISKTSPPDACRMSLVSRTFSSAAASNLVWEALLPPDHQQIISESVSSSSSLSMLSKKDLYFSLCDNPILIGNGNRSFTIHEWSGKKSYMLGARELEVVWGDASQYWKWSSLAESPFLPKSRFTEVAHLLDVCWLDVRGNIETKFLSPNTRYGAYLIYTIGDQSHGLDKPVKLWVRFLDEIRCDFINAYLLSRTSMDDAPEEEDARFPRDREDMWMEIELGEFFNHDQVDRVVEMHLRESEVLNWKSGLVIHGIEVRPKDLR from the exons GCAGGATGTCGTTGGTTTCCCGGACATTCAGCTCAGCTGCTGCTTCCAATCTCGTGTGGGAGGCGCTTCTGCCTCCCGATCATCAGCAAATCATTTCTGAATCGGTTTCGTCGTCGTCATCATTGAGTATGCTGTCCAAGAAAGATCTTTATTTCAGCCTCTGCGACAATCCGATCCTCATCGGCAACGGTAACAGG AGTTTTACAATACATGAATGGAGTGGGAAAAAGAGTTACATGCTGGGTGCGAGGGAGTTAGAGGTAGTATGGGGAGACGCTTCACAATACTGGAAATGGTCTTCTCTTGCCGAGTCGCCATTTTTACCTAAATCCAG ATTTACGGAGGTTGCTCATCTTTTGGATGTGTGTTGGCTTGACGTACGGGGCAACATTGAGACCAAATTTCTGTCCCCAAATACGAGATACGGAGCATACCTTATCTACACTATTGGGGATCAATCCCATGGGCTTGACAAGCCAGTGAAGTTGTGGGTTAGATTTctagatgagattagatgtgATTTTATCAATGCTTATTTGCTATCAAGAACATCCATGGATGATGCACCCGAGGAAGAGGATGCACGATTTCCAAGAGACAGAGAGGACATGTGGATGGAGATTGAGTTGGGGGAATTCTTCAATCATGACCAGGTAGATAGAGTGGTCGAAATGCACTTGAGGGAGAGTGAAGTCCTCAACTGGAAGTCTGGCCTTGTGATCCATGGCATTGAGGTTCGACCAAAAGATTTAAGATAA